A part of Vibrio sp. B1FLJ16 genomic DNA contains:
- the epmA gene encoding elongation factor P--(R)-beta-lysine ligase → MQTNWQPTASIEQLRQRATLIASIRQFFSERQVMEVDTPAMSHATVTDIHLHTFQTEFVGPGYADGSKLFFMTSPEFHMKRLLAAGSGCIYQINKAFRNEENGRYHNPEFTMLEWYRVGFDHHQLMDEMDDLLQKVLKCGAAERMTYQQAFIQVLGVCPLEGSLDELKVVAGQLGLSDIAEPENDRDTLLQLLFSVGVENKIGQHVPAFVYDFPASQAALAKINPSDQRVADRFEVYFKGIELANGFHELDNPKEQLARFEQDNLKRLEMGLKPQPIDYHLIAALESGLPDCAGVALGIDRLIMLALGCEHIDQVTAFPFPVA, encoded by the coding sequence ATGCAAACGAACTGGCAACCAACTGCTTCTATTGAACAATTGCGCCAACGTGCCACATTAATCGCCTCCATTCGTCAGTTTTTCTCTGAACGTCAGGTAATGGAAGTCGATACGCCTGCCATGAGCCATGCAACAGTAACGGATATTCATTTGCATACTTTCCAGACCGAGTTCGTCGGCCCCGGTTATGCGGATGGCAGTAAGCTGTTTTTTATGACCAGCCCTGAGTTTCACATGAAGCGTTTGCTGGCGGCGGGTAGTGGCTGCATTTACCAGATTAATAAAGCTTTTCGTAATGAAGAAAACGGCCGCTATCACAATCCGGAGTTCACCATGTTGGAATGGTACCGGGTGGGGTTTGATCATCACCAATTGATGGATGAGATGGATGATCTACTGCAGAAGGTGCTGAAATGTGGTGCAGCAGAGCGAATGACTTACCAGCAGGCGTTTATCCAAGTACTTGGCGTTTGTCCATTAGAAGGCTCGTTGGATGAGCTCAAAGTTGTGGCGGGTCAACTCGGACTGAGTGATATCGCTGAACCTGAAAATGATCGCGATACGCTGTTGCAACTGCTGTTTAGTGTTGGTGTCGAAAATAAAATTGGCCAGCACGTTCCCGCATTTGTTTATGATTTCCCGGCATCGCAGGCGGCTCTGGCTAAAATAAATCCATCCGATCAGCGTGTGGCCGATCGCTTTGAGGTGTACTTTAAAGGGATAGAACTCGCGAATGGGTTTCACGAACTGGATAATCCGAAAGAGCAGTTAGCACGCTTTGAACAAGATAACCTGAAGCGTCTGGAAATGGGGCTGAAGCCTCAGCCGATTGATTATCATCTGATTGCCGCTCTTGAATCAGGGTTACCTGATTGTGCAGGGGTTG